AAAAGATGATTTCCAAGGCGATTTAGATGCTCCAAATGTAACTGTTCTTTCTGTCCCTGAATTGGGACACTCTATGGAACTTGAAAAAAACTACAATAGAGTTTGGGAAACTTTAGAAAACGCTATAAGAGATATTTGTAAAAGAGTAGACTATTTTGCAATTGCTTGTAATACTTTAAATTTATATTCTAATAAAATTGAAAAGATATATTTAAAACATAAATTTATATCTACTTTTGATGTCGTAAAAGACTATTTAGTTGAAAACTCTTTAAAAAAAGTTTGTATTGTTGGTGCTCTTCCAGTTATTCAAATGAAAGAATACTCTGTATTTAAACCTTTAATTGACACATTTAATATAGAAGTTCCTAAAGATTTGAAAAAAGTACATGAGCTTATTTATGATGTGAAAAAATATGGTGGAGATTCACATAAGGTTATAAATGATT
This window of the Arcobacter sp. LA11 genome carries:
- a CDS encoding aspartate/glutamate racemase family protein encodes the protein MRKKIGIITGSGPEAGVDLWQKILEENKLFLKDDFQGDLDAPNVTVLSVPELGHSMELEKNYNRVWETLENAIRDICKRVDYFAIACNTLNLYSNKIEKIYLKHKFISTFDVVKDYLVENSLKKVCIVGALPVIQMKEYSVFKPLIDTFNIEVPKDLKKVHELIYDVKKYGGDSHKVINDFRIIVDKVESNNIFLACTELPLIKLKYKDKNLIDVTQLLARKLVEKSF